The genomic region GCCCATACCACTGCAAGTGAAATATAATTTAGCATGTGAAATCCCTGTTTTCTTTCAGATGTTGTGAGGTAGAATGATTTGCAGCAATGCTGTTATGTTGCTTGATTTGAGTCACATGATTAACCTCTCTGGCCTTTATTTTGATCTTAAGTAATATTAAGTGAGGGAGATAGTTTGCGTCTTGTATTTTGATTCATTGGGGGTTGACTCTTTTATCTCTTGAGCGGTAACGTCACAACAATGGCACCATAAACTAACATTTGCCAACAGCTCAGGATTGTGCAATGATAACACTGCAGTACCTCACAGTGGTTTTACATCATcttcttttttctatttttttttcttttttctttaaccgATACATTTCCAGTGAGTCTAATTATTCAACTCTCAAGCATTTAGGATTCTCACTGAAGGATAGCAGAAAACTACAAGAGTTGGTTGAGTGCCAATGTAACTGCAGCCATTCACACACTGTCCCACCTGGACGTGAAGAGGCTTTTCCACACATACAacagtgtgtgtgaatgagggcCGAGAAAGAGCCTGCAAACAGACATGCATGAAACATAACGGTCTCAGTGATGTTACCAACACAAGGCATAAAGGAGTGGACCCCTCGCTCTGTTCCCAAAATCAAACCCTCTCCATCACCTCCATCCTGACCCTCCTGTTTGGTCCTCCCATCCCTAGGAGGCAGCACAGACAGAAGGAGGAGTACATTGAGAGGAGCTGGGAGCTGTCTGAGGGGTTGCTGTCCACGGCCTTGAAGGATATACGTTCAGGGAGACTGACGGAGCAGCGGGCCGCGTTGCTTTATGGATTGCCCATACATGCCCTAAAGCAAGGCCTCAATAGCTGGACGGAGGGAAGGCTGGAGAAACTGCATCAACTTGTAGCAGGAAGCAGAGACTTTGGGGATGAAGTGACATCATGCACTATGTCATCGATGTTGGGTGGTGAAGCCCGCCTTGTTctacagaaggtggcagcatgggCAGAGCGAGCAGAAATTGGAGGAGCTACAGAGGAGACTGCAGGATCTAGTTTTGCTTCATATTTTCAGCTGAGTGACCTCGCCCACTCTTTGCCCCAGCTCAGGGATGTTCTCCAGCTCTCACCAAGTCCTGCGCCCAGTCTGGAGCCCTCCACACCCCTGCGTATACCTCAGGTCCGTACTGTGTCTGACCAAAACAGGTCCATCTCAGTTAAGAATTACAGCGGAGCAGAAAAACTACATCTTCACACCTCATCAACAGAGCGTAGTACTAGTTCTGTGATAACTACAGCTGCTTGTAGACCCTCAGATCCCTTCAAACTGAGACCTCCTTTTTTACCACAAGCCTGTGTAGCACTGCCAACCACTCACCTCATCTCTTGGGACCACAGGTGTCCAAGTTAGAAGATTCAGAGGAGGGGTCAGACCGCCAAGATAAGGACAAACCACCAAGAAAGAAACGAGGACGATACCGGCAGTATGACCATGAACTCATGGAAGAGGCCATCGTCATGGTGATGGCAGGTCGCATGAGTGTGTCTAAGGCCCAGGGTATTTATGGGGTGCCTCACAGCACACTGGAATACAAAGTGAAGGAGCGTACTGGAACGTTGAAGAACCCACCCAAGAAAAAATCTGCCATCTTTTGTTCATCCAGTTCCAACTCTTCTGGTTCTGGTGTGACAACTGGTTCCACTACCTCAGGGAATCTAGCCTCAGCTGCTGTCACAAAGGAATTCTAGGCCACACTTTTAGAACTCCTCCGCACTTGAAGTCAATCACCTCTTACAATATACAGTGCCCTCGAAAAGTATTGGAATACTTAGTATTTCAcgcttaatttgtttatgccatttctctacaacttgatataaattaattaaaaaaaatataaaagccaagatgatgggttgcataagtaatgagcccctttggtataatacctgtaaatactgtaaataatcagtttaatggccatttttcttcagacaagtcgggatggatacgtgaacatttccaagtcactgaatgtgtcttggactttatttacatcagttaaggtgcgtttacacataaccaagacgtgttactaatgtcatttttctgtccttcgtgacacattcttgacattcttaatgtgacttaacacattaacacaagaatgtgtacttcgtggcattcgtgacttgtcgttatgtgtaaacgcagcattatgaagaaatacaaacagtatggcactcagtggtaaatctgtgtggagtagacagttctcaaaaactgagcgacttctcgcacagtcactcagttgcaataaaactgattatttacagggttCCGTTACTTATGCAGccaatcatcttggcttttagatttttaattaatttatatcaagagatttccttttagtttgagtttaaggaagatgattttggatttttatttatttatttattttattttattttttgtatttgaaatggcataaatgacattaaaatgtgtgaaagaccaagtgttccaatacttttggagggcactgtatatatTTTTCTGGAGACACTTGCCTTTACAGTAAAAGTGGCTGTTAGTATTCAGGTCTTTGAACTGTGTGTCTGCAATGTCACAGGCACACTTTTAGCTGCGTTTCTCAGTCTGGGCCTATCAAAAGCAGCTGTAAGGACATCAAGAACTGTTGGTGCTCATTTTAACCCTTTGTCCCAGTCAAGTCAACTAAACCCCCCTTAACACAAATTGTCATCGCTGAAACAAAAACTCCTCAAAAGATAATGCTGAAAATCTTTTTGCTAAAAGAAGAAAAAGTAAAGAAAGTTATAACTAATCATCAAATCATTATAGCAACTATTGTCTAGTTAGCtaaatcctgacatgcagcatttAGTGTACTTAGTGGATTATTGTATCGAGTTTGAcaattgtttggttgttttttgttttgttttttcttttctctgtagGAGAATGAGCCTGACAGAATGCGGGTTGGTAGGATGCATTTGTTCTTTGTTTTGCTATTATTGCAAGGTTTTTTTAATAATAAGAAAATGGTAAAATATCAGCAGCATTATCCTTTTAAGAACATTCtgagttttgttttcttgtctATAATTTAGTATTAAGAATCAGATTGCGCAAAACATAAAATATGACATTGAATGGCGAGGACAAAGAAAATGAGGAACACACGTGTCAAAATCTGTAAGGGGGGCTAATGGCTATTGGGTATATAGGATATTCAGGTTTGATTATATTCTTAAAGCTCCTTGTTTATGGAGTACTGATGATTGTCTTTTGCAGCTTTCTCTCTGGGTATTTTACCTAGGCTATTGAAGTGACTTAGAGCCATTCTAAATATTGTTTGACGCTCCTATAAACGGAGATTGTGTAGTATAAACCGCTGTTTTCTACATATtgaaagatttaagaaactagCTTAAAAGCCATTTATTGTCCACATAGAGTTGTGATCAGATGTTTTACATACACTGGTCACAGTCGTGAATGTCATGACAGCATTGGACTACTGTCTTTGAACTCTTCTTTTTCTGGGTCAGAATGATTGCACACCTTACTTAGATCTTTCAGCGAGAAACACTTAAGATGATCAAAAATACACAGCACACTGGAGGTCTAATAATTTGAAAATCACAATTCTGTAGTAACACTGCAGTGGGCGGTGCTGCTTTATTTGAccgtttttaaaaaatatactcatgaattaaataatttatttactgTTAATAATTTACTGTGAGGGTCCACATAACAGCGCAGCTGCTTTTTTGCTATAGGCTCCTCTGTGACCATGTTCAGAGCAGCCGAGTCCTCCTTGCCATTCAGCACAATTCAGGAAgaattggggggggggcacatgtcCACATTTACTTCCTCAGCAAGAAAATTACATGCCGCATTGGCCACTGGGTAGCAGGTAAATCTATGATCCTCTTTCTCAGGTCTGTGGTATCCTGTGTTTGTCAGTTCAGTGAGTACTGCTAAACAAACCTAAATCATGAACCTATCATTATCATCAACAGGAAACAAGGCCTTGGAAAGTTAACACAAGTTTTAGAACATTCTGCACTTATGAGTTAATAATACTCGTACAAATTGTTGCTTGTACAGTTTTTATCCTATGTTATAAaacccaaaataaattaaaatctgtGAACCAGTCTTTTTTTAACTGACAAAGCTTGGACACACTTGAAAGGCAAAGTGCGTGAGTGTATGTTGTGCAATCATTCTGACCCAGTAAAAGAATCTTTCAAAATAATAGTTACAAGTCTAATATTGCCAGAATGTTCATGTTCataatgagtgtatgtaaacatctggcCACAGCTGTGTTTCCCCTCTCTGTTTGTACAAGCTTAGTCTCAACATTGCATCAAGTGTAAGTGGAATGCAACTGTGCAGCATGTTTTTAATGTGCTTTGATAAGCTTGGGAAACatgttattgtgtattgtttgtgAAAGATGTTTTTTAATTATCACAGATATTTACTAAACCTGCTACTGTAGCTGTATTACTGCAAACCTCATACATGATTGCTGCTTAAAACTTCAGGGGGCCATTTCCCCGTTACAGAAGCGTAGCTTAAACAAAGAAACTTATCTTGACTGTTGTATTGCGATTCAAAGGTGGCATGCAATTTACTGTGATGCTTAAATTAcagaattgtatttgtgaatgtgtACAGCTAAACTGTATCAATATGTGATGGCGTACGCTGCTGGAGGTTATAGTTCAACAGTTCAGAAGTGAGAAAGTTGGCATTTTGACAACTTGGTTCAGTTAGGGGCATTTATAGGCTAATTTTGCCATTGTCCGGGGAAATGTTTCATGTTGCGTCTAATAGTGAAGGGTGCTTGGGTGTCATTATCATCACCTGCATGGTAGTATGCCACAATACAGATTTGGCAATGCCGTGAACACTATGCGTGTCACGGATCAGCCGGGGGGGCTCATCGTCCATCCACTGTCTAAATAATTTCTTAatcaaataagataattattaaaatgGGTCATATTGTGATAAACCTGTGATCGTGTACAATGAAGTGAAAAATACTGTGATATTAATTTGACATCATATCACCCACCCCCTAGTATTTACCCTCATGTCTGGCTCTGAGGGCTGATTCAGATGACAAAGCAGCTTTCCACAGTTTCCTTCCACAAAACTGGTTAATTTAATTGTACTGTGGTGTCAGCCTGCGTGTTTCTCTTTACTCTCACTGCCACATATACGTCTGAACATCTCTTAATATCCACTGTTAAGTCTCCGGTTTAGACCCCTGAGTGCGCTGGGTTACAAGCTCTTACTTagctaaaggccctgtcacaccttgacgatttagccagcgtatgccaaccgtattaaaaaatgctggtataagtccaataagttaagggtaagtttttttttgttgttgttgtttttttttaataagttaagagcaagttgaGGCATGGTGAAGCTTGTTGAAACACGCTGATGCTTGTTGATGTACGTCCTGATAAGCTGAACTCCtccaaaaattttgggcatggtgAAAATTTTCATTGTGTGACTCACACGTCCCGCGCATGCTGGGCATAAGTTGTAgctaagttatgtgattgttggcagacgTTTTTGCAATATACTCATCCGTCcgttaatgctggccactgattggctgaaagctgcagtccgtaTGCAGAATGACTGTTTCATTCCCACATGGAAAAATATaaagtctgacctgttcatttcggtCCAGTTCACCATCAgacagacatgaatccacataaagctcctgatttttttttttaaattaccttggaaaatcttttaattcatgactGGAAATGCagaattttaaagcaagtccctctgtggtttttcctgctgcaggtgcatttctcagcccgtATTacgctctgaacacacagaagcgctgtgatgatttaaactaaaGCGCCGTCGCTGTAGTGTGGTCATCAGACGACCTGCTCAATCGATCAAggtgatcacgcctgattaatgcactgtttaaacatttaaagagccgtggctgtcggtgatcaccgcaccgacagatcacacagcacttcattgagatcacacctgatcgcggtTGATTGCCACTTTAAAGGTGTAAATCATCACatcgtttcattattcaggtctgtgatgacctgatcaggtctgatcagcggGCCTGAAAGCAGccgctttaaacatttaaagagagCCCTCCATTCATTCACTGCAGCattttccacagcctgtccactcatcagcattctgtacacaatgaaaatggtccaccaagataaaaaaatttaaataaaaaaaaaaaaaaaatgttttattacttTGTTTCTGATGCGCACCACACTGTGCATTATCGACCTGAACCACTGGGTTGAAACTGGGCGGTCGGCAGATGCTGGCTAATCGTcagggtgtgacagctgcattgatTTATTAGACGTACGACAGCGTGCGCCAGAGATTTTAAAACggccggcatacgcaggctaaatcgtcaaggtgtgacgggGCCTTAAGggacatttacatgttcttttACTCTTATGGAATCACACCTAAGTATAAATTTATTGCCATCGAGGATCCTTGAATGTTCAAGCAACCTATTATTCAgcattttcagtgtgtgtgtgtgcgtttgtgcgCGCGCGCCCTGTAGCACTGACGTGCCTCCTGCCACATTCTAAGCCATGTTTGTACTTGTTTACCCTTGTTTGTTCCTATTTACAGGCTAATATCCAAACCACTTCATTATTTTGTCCAATTCATTGGCATGTCAATCATTGTAACTTTGCCAGCTATACAAATATTGAATGTCTCCATTCATAATAGCAAACAGTGCCTGTGTCTGGAGCTACAGCATAGTGCAGCATGATGTCTTTACTCTGGGAATTACCTGCTTTTTACATAATGGTAGAATTTGTAAACAAGCCTTAAATCCTCCA from Thalassophryne amazonica chromosome 15, fThaAma1.1, whole genome shotgun sequence harbors:
- the lcorl gene encoding ligand-dependent nuclear receptor corepressor-like protein isoform X5, producing the protein MATLQCRSSKCTAERKGCRRELDSWRHKLIQCVGIESILEGIYGPMLLRDLNLFDDCEPEEVDDWSPELSCSHCSFCNLPLDKQSDQVPIATSPLSSSSDYSPCQAPTVTESSQLAHRFLQAVFNKKDVSLGNDANIPLVAQELMKKMIHQFAKEYASKHIPHTTTNGVHTRTSSRLSDMSDAPLDLTVSRIQDAEDKEPQSDGVLDLSNRNSSCPAASSSNHSTSGRQHRQKEEYIERSWELSEGLLSTALKDIRSGRLTEQRAALLYGLPIHALKQGLNSWTEGRLEKLHQLVAGSRDFGDEVTSCTMSSMLGGEARLVLQKVAAWAERAEIGGATEETAGSSFASYFQLSDLAHSLPQLRDVLQLSPSPAPSLEPSTPLRIPQVRTVSDQNRSISVKNYSGAEKLHLHTSSTERSTSSVITTAACRPSDPFKLRPPFLPQACVALPTTHLISWDHRCPS